The Spiribacter roseus genome includes the window CGATATCCGCCACCCGATGGGCCTTGTCGCCGGGGTTGATCCGCTCGGGGCTGTAGCCGGCATTAAAGTCCTCGCGATAGGTCAGCTCCGATACCCGCTCGATCACCGGGATGCAGTCTTCCTCGGTGGCGCCGGGGTAGACGGTGGATTCATAAATGACCACGGCGCCGGCCTGGATGATCTGACCCACCGTTTCACTGGCCTTCAGCAGCGGGGTGAGGTCCGGTCGGCGACTGGCGTCGATGGGCGTGGGGACGGTGACCACGAACACATTGCAGTCGCGCAGCGCCTCAAGGTCACTGGTGTAGCGCAGACCGTTCCCAGCGGCGGTCGCCAGCTCGTCGGCATCCAGCTCTTCGGTCCGGTCCCGGCCCGCTTCCAGCTCGGCGATGCGGCGTGCATCGACATCAAAACCCACCACGGGATAGGCCTGCGAGAACGCCGCCGCCAGCGGCAGGCCGACGTAGCCAAGGCCGATCACGGCGATGCGAGGATGCGTTGGTAGATTCACGGGATTAACTCCACTCGGGATCTGCAGCCACGCGCCGGCGCAACTCCGCGATCTCAGCCTGCAGCGCCTCGTACTCCGCCTCCTTGCGGCGCAGGAACCGCCAGGTCATGCGGGTTTTCTCCTCGATGCCTTCGGGCGTGAGCAGATAGGCGTAGCGCATCTTGCGCGGGTTGTGCTGGAAGTTCTGGAGCTTGACCAGACCCTTGTCCATCAGCGCGTGCAGGCAATAGTTCGTCCTGCCCAGGCTTACACCCAGCTCGCGGGCCAGGGCGCGCTGGCTCAGGTTGGGATCGGACTCAAGCGCCTGAAGCGCCCGCAGGGGCAACGCATCGTCGAGCGAAGTGGTCTTGTTAGTCACTGTTTTTTAATTGCTTTTCTGAGAAAGAGGAGGTAGTCAGGCACGCTACCGCCAAGTCGCGCTCATCGATTTTTGAGGCGACAAACCAGAGTGTGAACGCATTCATAGGCTCGGATCAAAGGGCTACCCCGCCAATGCTAGAAGGCAACGCGCGTAGGCGGAGTCCACCTCGGCGCCGCACTTCTACGCCGGGAGCGTCTGATCCAGGAAACGCCTGGCCCTGGAGCTCCCCTACCGATGGGATGCTAACCCCGCGCCAGCGACGCCTCGGGGAAGACCATGGTCTGCGGCTGTTTCATGACCTCAAGCAGCAGCATGACCCGATCCTCACCACGCCGGCCATAGAACAGCCCCTGGTGACCCGCGAACGCCCCTTCCTGGATCACCAGCCGATCACCTTTCTGATAGTCGGCCTGGGGTGTCGGGATACAGCCCACTTCATCGACATTGCGGCGCAGACAGTCGATGACGGGTTCCGGGACCGGCGGGACGTGATCGCCCCAGCGGACCATGCCAGCGACGCCCCGGGTCGAGCGGATGGGCGCCCAGTTCTGGCTGACGTCATCAAGGTGGATGAACAGATAGCGCGGGAACAGCGACTCAATGAGGGTCGTCATCGCCCCCCGGCGCTTGCGCCGAACACGGTGCTTGGGCCGGAATACCTCGAACGCCTGATGGTCGAGGTGCAGTTCGGCGCGCTCATCCTCGCGCGGTTTACAGTAGATGGC containing:
- a CDS encoding MarR family EPS-associated transcriptional regulator translates to MTNKTTSLDDALPLRALQALESDPNLSQRALARELGVSLGRTNYCLHALMDKGLVKLQNFQHNPRKMRYAYLLTPEGIEEKTRMTWRFLRRKEAEYEALQAEIAELRRRVAADPEWS
- the rfaH gene encoding transcription/translation regulatory transformer protein RfaH, producing the protein MKRWYAIYCKPREDERAELHLDHQAFEVFRPKHRVRRKRRGAMTTLIESLFPRYLFIHLDDVSQNWAPIRSTRGVAGMVRWGDHVPPVPEPVIDCLRRNVDEVGCIPTPQADYQKGDRLVIQEGAFAGHQGLFYGRRGEDRVMLLLEVMKQPQTMVFPEASLARG